In a single window of the Streptomyces sp. CGMCC 4.7035 genome:
- a CDS encoding helix-turn-helix transcriptional regulator produces MLETSARLLRLLSLLQAHREWSGADLAERLGVSPRTVRRDVDRLRELGYPVDASPGTGGGYQLGAGAELPPLLLDDDEAVAVAVGLRTAAGQGIEGIGETSVGALAKLEQVLPNRLRRRVSALNAFTVPMLRGPRPSTVDPAVLTELAHLCRDAERLRFEYRDHGGAPTRRTVEPHRLVCTERRWYLVAWDVDRDDWRTFRVDRIIPKPPHGPRFTPRTPPAEDLAAYVSKGVSTRAYAAQAVVRLLVPLHEAAERVSPSAGTLEAETDGSCLLRTGAPNLDVMVIHVMMMGLEFEVLEPAELTEAVRTARDRLSRALERAEHPRRTTDDAGRRPGTPSGSGAA; encoded by the coding sequence ATGCTGGAGACCTCGGCACGACTGCTGCGCCTGCTGTCCCTGCTCCAGGCCCACCGCGAATGGTCCGGAGCCGACCTCGCCGAACGCCTCGGTGTCAGCCCCCGCACCGTCCGCCGGGACGTGGACCGACTGCGTGAACTGGGCTACCCGGTCGACGCCAGCCCGGGCACCGGCGGCGGCTACCAGCTCGGGGCGGGGGCCGAACTGCCGCCGCTGCTCCTGGACGACGACGAGGCGGTCGCCGTGGCCGTCGGGCTGCGCACGGCCGCCGGGCAGGGCATCGAGGGCATCGGCGAGACCTCCGTGGGCGCTCTCGCCAAGCTGGAGCAGGTCCTGCCGAACCGGCTGCGCCGCCGCGTCAGCGCCCTCAACGCGTTCACGGTGCCGATGCTGCGCGGCCCCCGGCCCTCCACCGTGGACCCCGCCGTCCTCACCGAACTCGCCCACCTGTGCCGGGACGCGGAACGGCTGCGCTTCGAGTACCGCGACCACGGCGGCGCCCCCACCCGCCGCACCGTCGAGCCGCACCGTCTGGTGTGCACCGAGCGCCGCTGGTACCTGGTCGCCTGGGACGTCGACCGCGACGACTGGCGCACCTTCCGCGTCGACCGCATCATCCCGAAGCCGCCGCACGGCCCGCGCTTCACCCCGCGGACACCACCGGCCGAGGACCTCGCCGCATATGTGTCGAAGGGCGTCTCCACGCGCGCGTACGCCGCACAGGCCGTCGTACGGCTGCTGGTGCCCCTGCACGAGGCGGCCGAGCGTGTCTCCCCGTCGGCGGGGACCCTGGAGGCGGAGACCGACGGCAGCTGTCTGCTGCGCACGGGCGCCCCGAACCTGGATGTGATGGTCATCCACGTGATGATGATGGGCCTGGAGTTCGAGGTGCTGGAACCCGCCGAGCTGACCGAGGCCGTCAGGACGGCGCGGGACCGGCTGTCCCGGGCTCTGGAGCGGGCCGAGCACCCTCGGCGTACAACGGATGATGCAGGTCGAAGGCCGGGGACTCCGAGCGGATCCGGGGCAGCGTGA
- a CDS encoding LysM peptidoglycan-binding domain-containing protein, which translates to MSECADNTRKARTTRTTAVLAGAALLAPLGLLAATGNAAAADGGVWDRIAQCESGGNWHINTGNGYYGGLQFSAGTWRAYGGTAYAPTADKASREAQIAVATKVQHAQGWGAWPVCSGRAGAYGSAPAGSGAGTAESSSAHSSSASVTTKSTPSKQSSKAPERSTGQPSRSASHGDYTVRSGDTLSGIAERHGTTWQELYARNKAVIGGDPDLIVPGQRLDV; encoded by the coding sequence ATGTCCGAATGTGCCGATAACACCCGTAAGGCCCGTACGACCCGTACGACGGCGGTCCTCGCCGGCGCGGCGCTGCTCGCCCCGCTCGGACTGCTCGCCGCGACCGGCAACGCCGCCGCGGCCGACGGCGGAGTGTGGGACCGCATCGCCCAGTGCGAGAGCGGCGGGAACTGGCACATCAACACCGGCAACGGCTACTACGGAGGACTGCAGTTCTCCGCGGGCACCTGGCGGGCCTACGGCGGCACGGCGTACGCGCCCACCGCCGACAAGGCCTCCAGGGAGGCGCAGATCGCCGTCGCCACCAAGGTCCAGCACGCGCAGGGGTGGGGCGCATGGCCCGTCTGCTCGGGGCGTGCCGGAGCCTACGGGAGCGCGCCCGCCGGGTCGGGCGCGGGGACGGCCGAGAGCTCGTCGGCCCACTCGTCCTCGGCCTCCGTCACCACCAAGTCCACCCCGTCGAAGCAGTCGTCGAAGGCGCCGGAGCGCTCGACGGGACAGCCGAGTCGCAGTGCCTCCCACGGCGACTACACCGTCCGCAGCGGTGACACCCTCAGCGGCATCGCCGAGCGGCACGGGACCACCTGGCAGGAGCTGTACGCGCGCAACAAGGCGGTCATCGGCGGCGATCCCGATCTGATCGTGCCCGGGCAGCGGCTCGACGTCTGA